Within the Clostridium scatologenes genome, the region TATTTTTTTTAAAAACTGCCATAAACATATAGATAAAAAAATCTAAATAAAATAAAATAGTTTTCATTATTTTAATTTCTCTCCTTTGCATATAATAAATATTTATTTATAAAATAAATCCCTCTGTCATTATATCATTAAAAGCTAGTCTAGTAATGAAAAACTAACAAAAAATTTACATTTATTGTATACATTTAAATTTTACTTTCACTTATTAATAAAAAATGCTAAACTTATGTTTGTATTAACATTTAAACTACTATTTAGGAGGTAAAAAAATGCAGTTTCAAAAAAAATTTTTTAAGGTTATTGTTTCATTATTTGTAATAATATTTACTTTTTCAGCATGTAGTGATACAAAAAATGTATCAAATAATCCAATTAAAAGCAATGAAAATATTATAAAAGTAAACTATATTGATATAGGACAAGGAGACAGCCAATTAATTCAAGTTAATGGTAAGAATCTTCTTATAGACGCAGGTCCAAATGAAAGTATAGATAAACTCATGAACTATTTAAGCAAGCAGAATATAAAAAAGCTAGATTATGTTATTGCAACACACCCTGATGAAGACCATATAGGGGGTATGAGTTCCGTAATAAAAAAATATGATATCGGTGAATTCTATGCTCCAAAAAAATTGACAAATACTAGAACCTTTGAAAATATGGTAACTGCGTTAAAAAGTAAAAATCTTAAAATAAACGCAGGTAAAGCTGGCATGAATTTAAACTTAGGTAAAAACGTAACTTGTCAGATGTTAGCTCCAAACAATGATAAATATAAAGATACTAATAATTATTCAATAGTTGTTAAAATAACTTATGGTGAATCAAAATTTTTATTTACTGGTGATGCTGAAAAAATTAGTGAGACAGAAATGTTATCTAAAAATTTTGATCTATCTGCTGATGTACTAAAAGTCGGACATCATGGAAGTTCCTCTTCATCTTCTAAAGAATTTTTGGATAAAGTTAATCCTAAAATAGCCATAATAAGCTGTGGTAAAAATAATAAATATGGACATCCTCATCATGAAATATTAACACAACTCAAAAATAGAAAAGTACAAATTTATAGAACTGATGTAGATGGAAGTATAGTTCTACTAAGTGATGGTAAAAAAATAGCTAAGCAATAAAATTAAACAACTTTAAATCCGTTGCTAGAAAGTAATATATCTTTACAAAAAAGCACATTGCGACGTAAGGGTTCAGTGGAAGTTTGAATTTCAACTGTATGGAGACTGATATATGCTGTGAAGGAAGATGCGAAAGAATTTTTCAATATCTTAAGCATTAGAACTTCTTAATGAAGTGAGTTTTCCTTCACAGCATATATCATCCGGAATACAGTTGAAAGTTACTTCGCTTACATATGCTTACGTCTTAATATTTTTAAATTATAAAACCAAGTATTTATTTTAAATGTAAAAAAAGACTGTATATTCTACAGTCTTTGATTATTCATATAAAATTGGCTCCGCGAAAAGGATTCGAACCTTCAACCTATCGGTTAACAGCCGAGTGCTCCACCATTGAGCTATCGCGGAACGTATTACCTGGCAACGACCTACTCTTCCACAGAGCCTCCCCTGCAGTACCATCGGCACTATAAAGCTTAACCATCGTGTTCGGAATGGGAACGGGTGTTACCTTTATGTCATTATCACCAGATGACCAGATATCCAAAATATTCTATTTTGTGATAGTCGGTTACTCCTCAGCTATGCTGTGGAGTTTCATTTTGAAAGTTTTTGTTCTTTCAAAATTGCACAGTGAACTTCTTTATTTGGTCAAGCCCTCGACCTATTAGTATCAGTCAGCTGAACATGTTACCATGCTTACACCTCTGACCTATCAACCTTGTGTTCTTCAAGGGGTCTTACTAGCTTACGCTATGGGAAATCTAATCTTGAGGTGGGTTTCACGCTTAGATGCTTTCAGCGTTTATCCCGTCCCGACATAGCTACCCAGCCATGCTCCTGGCGGAACAACTGGTACACCAGAGGTCAGTCCATCCCGGTCCTCTCGTACTAAGGACAGCTCCTCTCAAATTTCCTACGCCCGCGACGGATAGGGACCGAACTGTCTCACGACGTTCTGAACCCAGCTCGCGTGCCGCTTTAATGGGCGAACAGCCCAACCCTTGGGACCTACTTCAGCCCCAGGATGCGACGAGCCGACATCGAGGTGCCAAACCTCCCCGTCGATGTGGACTCTTGGGGGAGATCAGCCTGTTATCCCCGAGGTAGCTTTTATCCGTTGAGCGATGGCCCTCCCACGAGGAACCACCGGATCACTAAGCCCGACTTTCGTCCCTGCTCCACCTGTATGTGTCGCAGTCAGGCTCCCTTCTGCCTTTGCACTCTTCGAACGATTTCCAACCGTTCTGAGGGAACCTTTGGGCGCCTCCGTTACTTTTTTGGAGGCGACCGCCCCAGTCAAACTGCCCACCTAACAATGTCCCGTGACCAGTTTCATGGCCGCCGGTTAGAATCCCAATACTGTCAGGGTGGTATCCCAAGGATGACTCCACAGAAGCTGACGCCCCTGTTTCGCAGTCTCCCACCTATCCTGTACAGACAATATCGAAACTCAATGCTAAGCTGCAGTAAAGCTCTACGGGGTCTTTCCGTCCAATCGCGGGTAGCAAGCATCTTCACTTGCACTACAATTTCGCCGGATTTGTTGTCGAGACAGTGCCCAAGTCATTACGCCATTCGTGCGGGTCGGAACTTACCCGACAAGGAATTTCGCTACCTTAGGACCGTTATAGTTACGGCCGCCGTTTACTGGGGCTTAAGTTCACACCTTCGCTTGCGCTAAGTGTTCCCCTTAACCTTCCAGCACCGGGCAGGCGTCAGCCCCTATACTTCAGCTTTCGCTTTAGCAGAGACCTGTGTTTTTGCTAAACAGTTGCTTGGGCCTATTCTCTGCGACCTACTTTCATAGGCACCCCTTCTCCCGAAGTTACGGGGTCAATTTGCCGAGTTCCTTGACAACAATTCTTCCGATGGTCTTAGGA harbors:
- a CDS encoding ComEC/Rec2 family competence protein, with the translated sequence MQFQKKFFKVIVSLFVIIFTFSACSDTKNVSNNPIKSNENIIKVNYIDIGQGDSQLIQVNGKNLLIDAGPNESIDKLMNYLSKQNIKKLDYVIATHPDEDHIGGMSSVIKKYDIGEFYAPKKLTNTRTFENMVTALKSKNLKINAGKAGMNLNLGKNVTCQMLAPNNDKYKDTNNYSIVVKITYGESKFLFTGDAEKISETEMLSKNFDLSADVLKVGHHGSSSSSSKEFLDKVNPKIAIISCGKNNKYGHPHHEILTQLKNRKVQIYRTDVDGSIVLLSDGKKIAKQ